tttgacaaaaaaaaaaacattactcaTATATGAGCGAATGATGTACGTGGACCTCCCAACATCGCTAGCATTTTCTATCACATCAAAAGTTGttttagaaaaagtaaaaatatttttacaattatttGGTGACAATTTTGTAACAACTCTCTTCTTATTGATAAACAACatatagaaaaacaaataagaacATAGTATAAGTATGAAAGATGATTGTCCAAAAGTTGTGATAATATAGTTTTAagatcatttctcttttaaaagaagaaaatgttaaagagtgttcttagggcattggttaaaaggataaaaatagTAATATTGTATTGAGAAATGATAAAGAGTagtgaatttaactttttaaaagtcaaaagattattgaatccaatataaatatactACTTTCAATTTCTTTAAAAGCATTTGTTAGTATAAccctcaaaaaaacaaaacacacacaAATCGTACGTGCTCTTAACTCCTCATGTCCCATAAGTACCATGAAGCTATAAACTAAAGCTTCCACTCTCACCCTCCCCAACTAAATAGTAATTCCGTACCCAAAAAAGCACAAAACAACATGAATCGTCACATTCGTACACCTATGATGAATTTTCAACAAGTATATCCTCATCTCTTTCAACAAGAGATTTCAAATTTGGGAAATTCTAGGTACGTGTTCTTTTTTCTACTTTAACTTGTCAAGtccttcaacattttttttcagGAGAACTATTGCtaaatcattatttttacaGTGTAATGAAAAAGGAAGAGCCTAGATGTGCacaaatgacaattttttatgaTGGGAAAGTAATTGTGTTTGATGATATTCCAGCTGAAAAAGTCAAGGGCATCATGGTCTTTTGCACCAAAGGAACTACTCCTACCTCTCATTCTCAAAACCACAACAATAACAACTATGCTTTCAGATTTGCTCAGAGTAACCCATCATTTCTTGCTATAAATTCAGCCAACAATTCTCTTCAAATGCCATCCACACCTGTTATTTATGGTAAAAAAATAGTTGGATATCTATTTGAGTGGATACGCATGTGCTTGATTTGTGTAatgattttatgtgttttt
Above is a genomic segment from Medicago truncatula cultivar Jemalong A17 chromosome 5, MtrunA17r5.0-ANR, whole genome shotgun sequence containing:
- the LOC112421766 gene encoding protein TIFY 10a-like, which produces MNRHIRTPMMNFQQVYPHLFQQEISNLGNSSVMKKEEPRCAQMTIFYDGKVIVFDDIPAEKVKGIMVFCTKGTTPTSHSQNHNNNNYAFRFAQSNPSFLAINSANNSLQMPSTPVIYDLPMTRKASLHRFLEKRKDRIAARAPYQTSNQKNHNKPINEFMSWLSLAPQSPQDHRSECSSSSVFL